In the Flavobacterium sp. J372 genome, one interval contains:
- a CDS encoding cupin domain-containing protein has translation MFFNSDCGWQEIDENVQRQITGFNAGLMMVNVLFKKGGIGPLHSHPHTQATYIAKGVFEVTIGGETKTLGAGDSFFVMPNMVHCVVCHEDGMLVDVFNPVREDFIK, from the coding sequence ATGTTTTTCAATAGCGATTGCGGCTGGCAGGAAATAGATGAAAATGTGCAACGGCAGATAACCGGCTTTAATGCTGGTTTGATGATGGTAAATGTACTTTTCAAAAAAGGCGGCATAGGCCCTTTGCACAGCCATCCGCATACGCAGGCCACGTATATTGCCAAAGGTGTTTTTGAGGTGACTATTGGCGGTGAAACAAAAACGTTGGGTGCAGGCGATTCATTTTTTGTGATGCCTAACATGGTGCACTGTGTGGTTTGCCATGAAGACGGAATGCTGGTTGATGTATTTAACCCTGTGAGGGAAGATTTTATAAAATAA